A genomic window from Sporosarcina sp. Marseille-Q4063 includes:
- a CDS encoding glutathione S-transferase family protein encodes MSQNQEIKADGSFNRQKSLFSTSFGTKPGELPVEKNRYRLIWSAPCPWSHRVVIVRKILGLENVISLGAVNPIRPDLPRIDWAFSLDENNVDPKLGIQYLSEIYTKTNPDYAGRPTVPVMVDCKDNIVVNNDYFTLTNALETVWAPFHKSGAPNLYPEPLRQRIDAMNDVIYADINNGVYKCGFARSQEAYEQAYDHLFEKLAILEQLIAAQRFLLGDYITDADVRLYVTLVRFDVAYYSVFKANKNRLIDYPNLWAYARDLYRTPGFGDTTDFEAIKKHYHLSARLSADLKKENIIIPKGPDLSGWDTEHNRQHLSGKEDKFLIR; translated from the coding sequence ATGTCGCAGAATCAGGAAATTAAAGCAGATGGGTCTTTTAATCGCCAAAAATCTTTATTTTCAACTTCATTTGGAACGAAACCGGGGGAGCTTCCGGTGGAAAAAAATCGTTATCGTCTGATCTGGTCGGCACCTTGCCCGTGGTCGCATCGAGTGGTGATTGTTAGAAAAATTCTAGGGCTAGAAAATGTGATTAGTTTAGGTGCAGTGAATCCGATTCGCCCCGACTTACCTAGAATCGACTGGGCTTTTTCGTTAGATGAAAATAATGTGGATCCCAAATTAGGAATTCAGTATTTGAGTGAGATTTACACGAAAACGAATCCCGACTATGCAGGACGTCCAACTGTCCCGGTGATGGTTGATTGTAAAGATAATATTGTAGTGAATAATGATTATTTCACACTGACAAACGCGCTTGAAACTGTTTGGGCACCTTTTCATAAAAGTGGTGCGCCTAATTTATATCCAGAACCATTACGTCAGCGGATTGATGCGATGAATGATGTCATTTATGCTGATATTAATAACGGGGTATATAAATGTGGATTTGCCAGGTCACAAGAGGCCTATGAACAGGCATATGATCATTTATTTGAAAAATTGGCGATACTTGAACAACTAATAGCGGCGCAACGTTTCTTATTGGGTGATTACATTACAGATGCTGATGTTCGATTATATGTTACGTTGGTGCGATTTGATGTTGCGTATTATTCGGTATTTAAAGCAAACAAAAATCGGCTTATTGATTATCCAAATTTATGGGCGTACGCACGCGATTTGTATCGTACACCAGGCTTTGGTGACACAACAGATTTTGAAGCGATTAAGAAACATTATCATTTATCTGCGCGTCTTTCGGCTGATTTGAAAAAGGAAAATATAATTATACCTAAAGGTCCGGACCTATCGGGATGGGATACGGAGCACAATCGTCAGCATTTAAGTGGAAAAGAAGATAAATTTTTAATCCGTTAA
- a CDS encoding LLM class flavin-dependent oxidoreductase has product MEIGVTTFVETTPDVKTGEVISHAQRIREVVEEIVLADQVGLDVFGVGEHHREDFACSAPTVLLAAAAARTEHIKLTSAVSVLSSDDPVRLYQQFATIDAISNGRAEIMAGRGSFIESFPLFGYDLQDYNELFDEKLELLLKINESEKVTWNGKHRPSIPNLGVYPRPEQDKLPIWIASGGTPQSAARAGMLGLPLVLAIIGGSPLQFAPIVELYKRAAEQAGHDVAKLKIASHSHGFVGETTAEAKDKFFPSTAQVMNVLGKERGWAPYTRETFDAASTLEGALYVGDAETVAEKIIFLRKNVGVERFMLHVPVGSMPHEEVLSAIELLGIKVAPIVKAEIARWEAE; this is encoded by the coding sequence ATGGAAATAGGTGTAACTACATTTGTAGAAACGACCCCGGATGTAAAAACGGGTGAAGTAATTAGCCACGCACAGCGAATACGTGAAGTTGTGGAGGAAATCGTGCTAGCCGATCAAGTCGGATTGGATGTTTTCGGGGTAGGAGAGCATCACCGCGAAGACTTTGCTTGTTCTGCGCCGACAGTATTGCTTGCGGCAGCGGCGGCGCGGACAGAGCATATTAAATTGACGAGCGCTGTTTCGGTATTATCGTCGGATGATCCAGTGCGTCTCTATCAACAATTCGCGACAATCGATGCAATTTCAAATGGCAGAGCGGAAATCATGGCTGGAAGGGGTTCGTTCATCGAATCGTTTCCGTTATTCGGTTACGACTTGCAAGATTATAATGAGTTGTTCGATGAAAAACTGGAGCTATTGCTAAAAATTAATGAATCTGAAAAAGTGACGTGGAATGGAAAACATCGTCCTTCCATACCTAATTTAGGTGTGTATCCGCGACCTGAACAAGACAAATTGCCGATTTGGATTGCCAGCGGCGGTACGCCACAATCCGCGGCGCGTGCAGGGATGTTAGGCTTGCCGCTTGTATTAGCGATTATTGGCGGGAGTCCGTTGCAGTTTGCGCCGATTGTCGAGCTTTACAAACGAGCAGCAGAGCAAGCAGGCCATGATGTAGCGAAGCTGAAAATTGCTTCCCATTCTCATGGTTTTGTAGGGGAAACAACAGCCGAAGCAAAAGATAAGTTTTTCCCATCAACTGCGCAAGTGATGAATGTTTTAGGGAAAGAACGTGGGTGGGCCCCGTATACGCGGGAAACTTTCGATGCGGCAAGTACATTGGAAGGTGCATTATACGTGGGTGATGCTGAAACGGTGGCGGAAAAGATTATCTTCCTGCGTAAAAATGTTGGCGTTGAACGCTTCATGCTTCATGTTCCCGTTGGCTCCATGCCGCATGAAGAAGTGTTAAGCGCAATAGAGCTATTGGGCATAAAAGTCGCGCCAATTGTTAAGGCTGAAATTGCTCGTTGGGAAGCGGAGTAA